From the genome of Prunus persica cultivar Lovell chromosome G8, Prunus_persica_NCBIv2, whole genome shotgun sequence:
GCTCACAACTTTGGACTTGGGCTACAACAATTTTGGTGAAGAAATACCAGCGGAGATAGCCAACTTAACAGAGCTTGGGTATTTAAGTTTCTATGGAAACTATCTCCGGGGCACAATTCCCTATCAGCTCAGCAATCTCCAGAAGGTACAATTTTTACATCTTGGAGGCAACTACTTGGAAAATACCGACTGGTCTGTATTTTCCGGCATGCCTTCGTTGACATACCTTGATTTTTCCTGGGCTAGTCTTGATTCAGAATTCCCAGAATTCATATCTAAATGTTCGAACTTGACATTCCTGGACTTGTCTCAAAATGCTTTCACTGGTCAAATACCAGAACTGGTATTTACCAATCTGGGCAAGCTTGAATATCTCAACCTCACTAGTAACAGCTTCCAAGGACCATTGCCATCAAACTTTCCCAAGCTCAAACACCTTCATTCAGCAGAGAACAACTTCAGTGGTCCAATTCCTGAAGATATTGGTTTGATATCTGGTCTTCAAAGTATTGACTTGGCTTGGAATTTCCTTGAAGGGAAAATTCCATCATCTATAGGCCAACTAAGGGAACTCCAGTACCTTGATCTTCGAAATAATTTCTTAAACTCTTCAATCCCTTCTGAGCTTGGTCTTTGTACCAACCTCACCTACTTGAACCTGACTTCCAATCACCTTGAAGGGAAAATTCCATCCTCTATAGGCCAACTGAGGGAGCTTCAGCACCTTGATCTTCAAATGAATTCCTTAGACTCTTCAATCCCATCTGAGCTTGGTTTTTGTACCAACCTCACCTACTTGGACCTGTCTTCCAATCACCTTGAAGGGAAAATTCCATCCTCTATAGGCCAACTCAGGGAGCTTCAGAACCTTTATCTTCAAATGAATTCCTTAAACTCTTCAATCCCTTCTGAGCTTGGTTTTTGTTTCAGCCTCACCTACTTGGATCTTTCGAGAAACCAGCTCTCTGGGTCAATTCCTCTAACACTAAGCAACCTTTCACATATTCAGAGCTTAGATCTTTCAAACAACAATCTCAATGGCTCATTCCCGACAGAGATTGCCTTCCCACTCCTGGGGAATTTTTATTTGACTCATAACAATTTCACATACAATACTTTTGTTGGAAACTCTGACTTGTGTAGAGATGCTAGGGGCCTATCTAGAGGGTgcaattccaaaaaaaataacaagaaagtTATAATTGGTGTCCTTGTACCTGTTTGTGGTATATCAGTGGTTGCAATTACAATTGCTCTGATTCTTATGTTCCATAAGAAAACCAAGTGTGCACTTAAGAAAATCAATAGTACTGCCCAAAACTTTGAGAATTTTGAGTCAATGATATTGCAAGAAGAAGTAAAATTTACGTTTGGGGAAGTTGTAAAGGCCATAGAGGATTTTCGTGAGAAGTACTGTATTGGAAAAGGAGGATTTGGAAGAGTATACAAGGCAGAGTTGCTATCAGGTCAAGTTGTTGCAGTTAAGAGGCTTAACATGTCAGACTCTAACGACATTCCAGCAATCAATCTACAAAGTTTTGAGAATGAAATCCGAACTCTGACAAACGTCCGGCATAGGAACGTCATTCAGCTATATGGGTTCTGTTCAAGGAGGGGATGCATCTTCTTGCTCTATGAATATTTAGAGAGAGGCAGCCTGGGAAAGGCATTGTATGGGGTTGAAGGGGTAACTGAACTTGGATGGGCTACAAGGGTCAAAGTTGTGAAAGGATTAGCTCATGCACTCTCTTACTTGCACCATGATTGCTCTCCACCAATTGTGCACCGTGATGTAACTGTCAACAATGTATTGCTGGAGTCAGATTTCGAAGCCCGACTTTCCGATTTTGGAACAGCAAGACTGATTAGTGCTAATTCATCCAACTGGACCCATATTGTTGGCTCATTTGGCTACATGGCACCAGGTAACATACCAATTTAACGTTGTGCATTTTTGGATCATGTTTTGGTGGCAGAGATATGTTTTGAGACAACttggtttgtttttctcttgatGTGCAGAGCTTGCATTGACAATGCGAGTCACGGCTAAGTGTGATGTGTATAGCTTTGGAGTAGTGGCGCTGGAAGTTATGATGGGAAGGCACCCAGGGGATCTGCTAGAATCCCAGCTATCAGAATCATCACAATCAATGAAGGAGGACAATGCAGAGTTGTTTTTGAAGGATTTGTTAGACGAAAGGCTGGAGGCTCCAAGCAATGAATTGGCAAAGGCAGTGGTGCTTGTGATGAGTTTAGCCTTGGGTTGTATACGTACGCGTCCCGGGTCTCGACCTACAATGCTTTACGTAGCACAAAAACTATCAGCTCAGAGTCTGCCTTCCCTTCCTGAACCATTTGGCATGTTAACCCTCAACAAGCTGATGGGGATATAAAACTAGTTGGAAAGTTTTCTGTGTGTAAGAGAAACTTGATCTGTACGACTGATATATTTTGTTTGCAAATTCCTACCCAAGTTGCATGATAACTTACTGCTCCGATCCCTCACATCATTTCATTATATCATGGATTAACATTAACATCTGCACCAtccatttaaaaataaataaaaatctgcACCAATATCCTAATCACTCAGCTCTATTCCTTTTGGATTATGTGCGACTCATTTACTAGcaatcctcttctttttttttcgcGCCTCTGTCCAATTTAAAGAGCCGGCGCCCAAAGTGTCACCGTGTCAACCTATAAAAAGGCAAGTGTTGGCCACTGCGAGAAGCTATGCAAAAAAGTAAAGGTTTTTGCGAGCTTCAGTTCAGTTGTGTATTATATGCATATGAAATTTGTTCCTGACTTTTTTATATGGTGATTTGGGACATTTCTCCAATATTTCCTTACTTAGGCATCTTGGAAATGTTGTAGTTTACtaactaattaataaaattttgaacttgCTATTTGGGATTTAATTCTCCTTAATTTTACAATCTTTCTTCTCATACTACTACTTTTGAGTAGCATGTTGGTCCAATAATGCCTAAATTACAAATTTCCTTTCACCTACCTAGGCAACAACATGTTCAAAGAGAATGTAACAACAGTAGTTTACATGAGCGCAATTATGGTAAATTATGCACGTAAATGAAAATACCAGATAAAAACTCTGCCATAAAATGTGGGGttgtattttgtgtgtgtgtagaGCAACAAGTGGAGGAAACCTTACAACCACACAACTTTTGATTATGAAACGAAGCATGGTCAACAGACTCAACACCATGGAAGGAGTTGAGAAGCCGCCTCCGTTTATTCTTCTTGTCCTTCATATTTTCATGATAAGTAGAACCAAATGTTTCTTCGATGCTATGCTAGTAATAATATCCCTACTCATCTCATCTATATTCTTTTCGGATTATTTGTAACACGTGTCTCTAACACGCATCACATCCTATAACCCCATATGCTTAGTCAACGTTTGATATTGTTACTAGCAATCTACACATGAGCTATGCATGAGAAAATAATTCagaggaaaaataaagtagtgAGAGAAAATTTGGGTGAATTATATGCTTTTGTTAAATCAATTGTGAATTATTGTTGTACCCTTAATATATTAaggttttttcatttaatatatttgaaaCTTAGCAAAAACGGTTGAGAAAGAGTATCCTCttcataatattatattgatagataaagtaaaaaaatttctctatagattgtattaatttgaaaaatgagTAGAGGTGTTCTTTTTTCCCTCATTTTCTCCGACATGAAGATATTAACAAGACATATTATATTGCTTACTTTTGTATCTATTTTTTTACATTTGGTCTaggttctttattttttcatgttgAATCCAATCAtataaagaacataaaatttgGATTAATAATTGGAAGGTTACAGAGCAAAATCGGGACAGAGGTCGAAACTGGAAAATGGGGATACAAAAATCATTTGGTATGTTGACCATCAACAGGCTAATGGGGatacaaaaatagaagaaaatgtgAAACTAGTTGGTAAGTATTCTATGTCTTGAATAGCAGTTAAAGATTTTCCTTTTATCAATATAAGAACCTTTTTGAATAGCACGCTGGTCCAACAATGCTTAAATTGCAACTTTCCCTTCACCTAGACAATAAcatgttgaaggaaaatgcACTTATGATATTATGATATAATATGGCAGTCGTTCACACGTACGTAATTGGAATACCAGGTTATGGTTAGAAATTCTAAAACGTGGATTggggttttttctttctctatgtaaagaaagaaactaatgTGAAACTGAGAATGAAGATCAACGGAAGGTTCAATGTAGTCAAAAACTATCAGCTCATAGTCTGCCTTCCCTTCCTGCACCATTTGGCATGTTAACCATCAACAAGATGATGGGGATATAAAACTAGTTGGAAAGTTTTCTGTGTGTAAGAGAAACTTGATCTGTACGACTGATATATTTTGTTTGCAAATTCCTATCCAAGTTGCATGATATCTTACTTCTCCTATCCCTCACGTCATTTCATTATACCATGGATTAACATTAACATCTGCACCGTCCagtctaaaacaaaaataaaaatctgcaCCATCCTAATTTCTCAGCTCTATTCTTTTTGGATTATGTGTGACTCATTTACTAGcaatcctttttttattacttaGCAATCCTACACCCACACATGCATTATGGAGATGTGATAATGTTGAATTTTGGTGATAATAAAACAATCAAACTACTCGTATGAACTCAATGGGGGAAACTGCCTCTGTCTTTGTCCAATTTAAAGAGCCGGCAAAAGTGTCACCGAGTCGACCCATAAAAAGGCAAGTGCTGGCTACTCCGAGAAGCTACTAGAAAAGTAAGGTTTTTGTGAGTTTCAATTCAGTTATTTATATGCATATGATTTGTTCCTGACTTTTTTATATGGTGATTTGGTATACATTTCTCCAATACAGGCATCTTGGAAATGTTGTATAGTTTACtaactaattaataaaattttgaacttaCTATTTGGGATTTCATTCTCCTCAATTTTACAATCTTTTTTCTCGTAGTACTAGTTTTGAGTAGCATGTTGGTCCAATAATGCTTAAATTACAAATTTCCTTTCACCTACCTAGGCAACAACATGTTCAAAGAGAATGTAACGACAGTAGTTCGCACGTGCGTAAATGATATAATGCAATAATGGTAAATTATGTTTATAGACTCTataaaactgaaaatgaagaaaactcAAGGTGCTACGTATCTAGTTGTCCTCTAAGTATTAGCTCATTCATAATAGAACTTAACATAGGGGCTAGACtttatatttttctgtttccttttttcatttttctgttttttgttaAGTGAAATTTCTAACTTAATATAGGGGCTAAACTATGATGTCatggggattcgaacttgagacctcTAATCTTTAAGTCAAGGCCATTTTCCATTAGGCTATACCCCGTTGACAATTGTTTATGTAAATTAAACATCCCAAATTAGGTCTAATCATCGAGTCAGTATGAGCACTTTTGTCAAGAAGCATCCCTATAGAACCATctattttccttctctttttttttcaatttatattttttcggttttttatttttttgtgaaataaatGCAAACAGACATTTCAAACGGAAAATAAGGGCCAAGGGAAGACTAAAGTGAAGTGATTTTGTTTCTCATTTCTACCTTGTGCCTATAGACGTTTCAAACGGAAAATAGAGGCCAAGGGAAGACTAAGACCATGCCAAGTTGAGGAAACATTTGGAACCACACAACTTTTCATTGTCATAATAATATCTCActtatgaaacaagaaatgCAACTCAAATATCAAACATAGTCGACTGAGAGCACCATGAAAGGAGTTCAGAAGCCTAAACATAGTCGACTGAGAGCACCATGAAAGGAGTTCAGAAGcctcctctttttcttcttctccttcatatttccttgcttttcttGCTTCCATTGAACGCCGCCTCATCACCAAGAACACAAGCAGAAGCTCTCATAACCTGGAAGAACGACTTTGCTTCTTCACCACCTTCTCTCAATTCTTGGTCCCTCACAAACCTCAACAACCTTTGCAATTGGACTGCCATTGTCTGTGACCACAACACCAAATCAATTTCCCAAATTGACCTCTCCAACTTCAACATCTCTGCAACACTAACCCATTTCAACTTCACCCCATTTCTCAATCTCACCCAATTCAAACTCAAGGGCAACAATTTCACAGGGCCTGTGCCATCTGCCATTGGCAAACTCTCCAAGCTCACAACTTTGGACTTGGGCACCAACTTATTCAGTCAAGAAATACCTGTGCAGATAGGCATGTTGACTGAGCTTCAGTATTTGAATTTCTTCAACAACAGTCTCACTGGTGTAATTCCCTATCAGCTTAGCAATCTCCAAAAGGTACAGTTTTTGAATCTTGGAGCCAACTACTACTTAGAAACTCCTGACTGGTCTAAATTTTcaggcatgccttctttgacATACCTTGATTTTTCTCCAAACAGTCTTGATTCAGAAGTCCCAGAATTTATATCTAAATGTTTGAACTTGACATTCCTGGACTTGTCTGAAAATACTTTCACTGGTCAAATTCCAGAAGTGGTATTTACCAATCTGGGCAAGCTCAAACACCTTCATTTAGCACGGAACAGCTTCAGTGGTCCAATTCCTGAAGATATTGGTTTGATATCTGGTCTTCAGCATATTGACTTGGCTGGGAATTACCTTGAAGGGCCAATTCCATCATCTATAGGCCAACTCAAGGAGCTTAAATACCTTGATCTTCAACTGAATTTATTAAACTCTTCAATCCCTTCTGAGCTTGGTCGTTGTACTAACCTCACCGACTTGGCCCTGGCTTCCAATAAACTCAGTGGGAAAATTCCACCTTCTATAGGCCAACTAAGAGGGCTCCGGCACCTTGATCTTAGTTACAATTCCTTAAACTCTTCAATCCCTTTTGAGCTTGGTTTTTGTACCAGCCTCACCGACTTGGCCCTGGCTTCCAATAAACTCAATGGGGAACTGCCTCTGTCCTTTTCCAATCTGAAAGACATCATCAGTCTGAGTTTATTTGCTAATCGGTTTACCGGTCCACTCTTGCCTTCTCTGTTCTCCAATTGGACCGAAGTGGTCTCTTTGGAACTTGAACATAACAGCTTTAGTGGGAATATTCCACCAGATATAGGGAGACTATCAAATTTGATTAACTTGGATCTTTCGAGAAACCAGCTCTCTGGGTCAATTCCTCTAACACTAGGGAAACTTCCATATATTCAGAGCTTAAATCTTTCCAACAACAATCTCAATGGCCCATTCCCGACAGAGATTGCCTTCCCACTCCTGGAGAAATTTGATTTgtctaataacaatttcaAATGGCCCATTCCCGACAGAGATTGCCTTCCCACTTCTGTTGGAAACTCTGACTTGTGTAGAGATGCTAGTGGCGTAACTAGAGCGGGCAATTCcaaaaaaactaacaaaaaatttataattggtGTCCTTGTACCTGTTTGTGGTTTATCAGTGGTTGCAACTACAATTGCTCTGATTCTTATGTTCCATAAGAAAACCAAGTGTGCTCTTAAGAAAATCAATAGTGCTCAAAACTTTGAGAATTTTGAGTCAATGATATTGCAAGAAGAAGTAAAATTTACGTTTGGGGAAGTTGTAAAGGCCGTAGACGATTTTCATGTGAAGTACTGTATTGGAAAAGGAGGATTTGGAAGAGTATACAAGGCAGAGTTGCTATCAGGTCAAGTTGTTGCGGTTAAGAGGCTTAACATGTCAGACTCTAACGACATTCCAGCAATCAATCTCCAAAGTTTCGAGAATGAAATCCGAACTCTGACAAATGTCCGGCACAGGAACATCATTCGGCTATATGGGTTCTGTTCAAGGAGGGGATGCATCTTCTTGCTCTATGAATATTTAGAGAGAGGCAGCCTGGGAAAGGCATTGTATGGGGTTGAAGGGGTAACTGAACTTGGATGGGCTACAAGGGTCAAAGTTGTGAAAGGATTAGCTCATGCACTTTCTTACTTGCACCATGACTGCTCTCCACCAATTGTGCACCGTGATGTAACTGTCAACAATGTATTGCTGGAGTCAGATTTCGAAGCCCGACTTTCTGATTTTGGAACAGCAAGACCGATTAGTGCCAATTCATCCAACTGGACCCATATTGTTGGCTCATTTGGTTACATGGCGCCAGGTAACATACcaatttaattttgtgcaTTTTTGGATCATATTTTGGTGACTGAGATATGTTTTGAGgatatttggtttgtttttctcttcttgtgCAGAGCTTGCATTCACAATGCGAGTCACGGATAAGTGTGATGTGTATAGCTTTGGAGTGGTGGCGCTGGAAGTTATGATGGGAAGGCACCCAGGGAATCTGCTAGAATCCCAGCTATCAGAATCATCACAATCAATGAAGGACAATGCAGAGTTGCTTTTGAAGGATTTGGTAGACCAAAGGCTGGAGTCTCCAAGCAATGAATTGGCAAAGGCAGTGGTGCTTGTGATGAGTTTAGCCTTGGGTTGTATACGTACGCGTCCCGGGTCTCGACCTACAATGCTTTATGTAGCACAAAAACTATCAGCTCGTAGTCTACCTTCCCTTCCTGAACCATTTGGTATGCTAACCATCCACAAGCTGATGGGGATATAAAACTATATGCATATGATTTGTTCCTGACTTTTTTATATGGTGATTTGGTATACATTTATCCAATATTTCCTTACTCAGGCATCTTGGAAATGTTTACATCATGATTATGGATATAGAACTATctatttcccttttttatttttcattttttggttttctgttttttgttaAATGAAATTTCTAACTTAACATAGGGGCTAGACTTTATATTATGTCTGGACAAATGGCTAGGGCCAAGGGAAAACTAGACCACGCCAGTCAAGTCGAGGAAACACTGGAACCACACACTTTTGGGTTGAGTTATAATTGCATTAATATCTCAATGGCAATAATCCCTCCAATTATGTGAAAGGCATGCAGATAGTTAAGTGAAATTTCATACCGACATGTGGTGTTACTAATTCACccatattataacacatgtatttatttattaatactaTACCATAAGTCTAAGACAGATAAACCATAACATCCACCTATATTTTAAGTTTAACATGTAAATTAATAACACTACATAACAATGTGATTATAACactcagaaaagaaaagaaaaatccaaattctCCTAAAGTGTTTCACTAGTACACCCTAAGAGATACAAAGATATTGcaagaaaaatccaaattctCCTAAAGGCAATGTCCCTTCATTTGTAGACTTTTCTTCAGTTTGGAATAAAATAATGGCTGGGCTAGATATTTGATTCAAGGATATTGCAAGAAGAAGGTTTACATCATGATTATAGATATAGAAGTATctatttcccttttttatttttcatttttttggttttctgtttttagtgaaatgaaatttctaatttttgtgaaatgaaatttctaacttaatatagactttatttttcattcaagGATATTGCTAGACTTTATGTTGACTTGTGAAATCTCAGTAATCAACGTAACATAACAATTCTTCACATACGGTCTTGGCTTTTattctgtttttttggttttcagttttttgttAAATGAAATTTCTAACTTAATATTTTCCTTCATATTTTCCTGCTTGCTTTGCTTCCATTCAAGGCCATTTCATCACCAAAAACACAGGCAGAAGCTTTGCTAACTTGGAAGAACACCTTTGCTTCTGCACCACCTTCTCTCACTTCATGGTCCCTCACTAACCTCAACAATCTTTgtttaaggacccgccccgaattttctcaaaatccgagacgaaccctttggaattcctgacatcaccctgatgccaggcccacttactaaaaaccgagacttcctgccgaaatttcggcagagtctcccctataatttggacatttcccaaaatttatacctgcataaaacgcatttaatatccccaactggcagcatgcacaatataatttcatgcaattcacacaaatggccttcggccttccaataattctccaacaactaccaaacaattcaaatacaaaatatgactaatatttagtctgcggctgcgcctaataaccttaggctgcctacgtaccctccttgagggatcaagccacacgtagttcttccataaaaacccaattctatatttgggcgataccttatttcatttctctgtatttcacagaatctccccatacgccggtacaaccaacgccacgtatggggcctgtcaacacgccggataacctacgccacgtgcgaccatgccatactatcataatatctccccatacgccggtacaaccaacgccacgtatggggtctgtctcaacgccggataacctacgccacgcgagacctgcacatcatatcacataactccccatacgccggtacaaccaacgccacgtatggggtctgtctcaacgccggataacctacgccacgcgagacctgcacatcatatcacataactccccatacgccggtacaaccaacgccacgtatggggtctgtcccaacgccggataacctacgccacgcgggacctcaatatcatatcacaaatctccccatacgccggtacaaccaacgccacgtatggggtctgtcgacacgccggaaaatctaaaaaccacggctccaaactcctaccctaggtataacaccctatttggagccacttttgttcttggacctaccccaaaaagtggccggaaatggccgatcacagCGGTcgaagtttcggccgattttcaattcgaaaatcgagtgatctacgctaagaatcgatctaatcctacccaaccatcagctagagcagctcgagaggttcaaaatccatacctgggtcgacggaattggtggccggaggagggagatcggcggcTTTGAAGTTTGGACGACGTCGGCCGCTTCATCACCAAATTCCGGCGAATCCGCGGGGGCTGGCGGCGGGGGCTGGCTGGagtaggaagaggacgacggcccggtcattttggtaccggtcccgtcgccattggtggccggaggagagcacggccggccaaaacgtggccggCTGTCGCGCTcaagggagaggagagagagacccgcgggggagagagagagagagagagagaaccaggttttttataaaaaatcccatttcgaaatatttacgattatgcgCGCAAGGGCTAGACtttatatttttctgttttttgttaAATGAAATTTCTAACTTAACATAAGGGCTAGACTTTATATTATCTCCGGACCACACCAGTGAAGTCGAGGAAACACTGGAACCAAACACTTTTGGTGGCAATAATCCCTCTGATTATGTGAAAGGCATGCAGacagttaattaaaatttcacacCGGCATGTGGTGTTACTAATCTACTAAATTCTAacatttgtatttatttattaatattataccaTAAGTCTATGACAGATGAACCATATCATCCATCTATATTTTAACAGGTAAATTAATAACACTACATAACGATGTGATTATAACactcagaaagaaaaaaaaatccaaattctcCCAAAGTGTTTCACTAGCACACCCTAAGAGATGGACTTCAAGGTCTTCTTTTCATCAAAtttacaaattattttttcttgtagtaCTTGTTTATGAATAGCATGTTGGTCCAGTAATGCTTAAATTACAAATTTCCTTACACCTAGGCAACAACATGTTTTAATGAAATGTAATTATTATATTGTGATGTTAAATACGACAATCGTTCACATGCACGTAAATGAAAATACCAGATAAAAACTCTATAATGTGGGGttgtattttgtgtgtgtgtagaGCAACAAATGGCTGGGGCcaagggaagggaagggaagACTAGACCAGGCCAGTCAAGTGGAGGAAACCTTACATCCACACAACTTTTGTTACCATGTATGTTAACATTAACATGTGCACCG
Proteins encoded in this window:
- the LOC18767725 gene encoding MDIS1-interacting receptor like kinase 2, yielding MKGVQKPPLFLLLLHISLLFLLPLNAASSPRTQAEALITWKNDFASSPPSLNSWSLTNLNNLCNWTAIVCDHNTKSISQIDLSNFNISATLTHFNFTPFLNLTQFKLKGNNFTGPVPSAIGKLSKLTTLDLGTNLFSQEIPVQIGMLTELQYLNFFNNSLTGVIPYQLSNLQKVQFLNLGANYYLETPDWSKFSGMPSLTYLDFSPNSLDSEVPEFISKCLNLTFLDLSENTFTGQIPEVVFTNLGKLKHLHLARNSFSGPIPEDIGLISGLQHIDLAGNYLEGPIPSSIGQLKELKYLDLQLNLLNSSIPSELGRCTNLTDLALASNKLSGKIPPSIGQLRGLRHLDLSYNSLNSSIPFELGFCTSLTDLALASNKLNGELPLSFSNLKDIISLSLFANRFTGPLLPSLFSNWTEVVSLELEHNSFSGNIPPDIGRLSNLINLDLSRNQLSGSIPLTLGKLPYIQSLNLSNNNLNGPFPTEIAFPLLEKFDLSNNNFKWPIPDRDCLPTSVGNSDLCRDASGVTRAGNSKKTNKKFIIGVLVPVCGLSVVATTIALILMFHKKTKCALKKINSAQNFENFESMILQEEVKFTFGEVVKAVDDFHVKYCIGKGGFGRVYKAELLSGQVVAVKRLNMSDSNDIPAINLQSFENEIRTLTNVRHRNIIRLYGFCSRRGCIFLLYEYLERGSLGKALYGVEGVTELGWATRVKVVKGLAHALSYLHHDCSPPIVHRDVTVNNVLLESDFEARLSDFGTARPISANSSNWTHIVGSFGYMAPELAFTMRVTDKCDVYSFGVVALEVMMGRHPGNLLESQLSESSQSMKDNAELLLKDLVDQRLESPSNELAKAVVLVMSLALGCIRTRPGSRPTMLYVAQKLSARSLPSLPEPFGMLTIHKLMGI
- the LOC18768910 gene encoding MDIS1-interacting receptor like kinase 2, with translation MKRVQKPPSFLLLLLHIFFLSLLPLKAATSSPRTQAKALIHWKSSFHNSSSLPPHGDLNSWSLTNLDNLCNWTGIVCDHNTKTVAQIDLSNFNITATLIQFNFTTFLNLTQFILYNNYFRGPIPSAIGNLSKLTTLDLGYNNFGEEIPAEIANLTELGYLSFYGNYLRGTIPYQLSNLQKVQFLHLGGNYLENTDWSVFSGMPSLTYLDFSWASLDSEFPEFISKCSNLTFLDLSQNAFTGQIPELVFTNLGKLEYLNLTSNSFQGPLPSNFPKLKHLHSAENNFSGPIPEDIGLISGLQSIDLAWNFLEGKIPSSIGQLRELQYLDLRNNFLNSSIPSELGLCTNLTYLNLTSNHLEGKIPSSIGQLRELQHLDLQMNSLDSSIPSELGFCTNLTYLDLSSNHLEGKIPSSIGQLRELQNLYLQMNSLNSSIPSELGFCFSLTYLDLSRNQLSGSIPLTLSNLSHIQSLDLSNNNLNGSFPTEIAFPLLGNFYLTHNNFTYNTFVGNSDLCRDARGLSRGCNSKKNNKKVIIGVLVPVCGISVVAITIALILMFHKKTKCALKKINSTAQNFENFESMILQEEVKFTFGEVVKAIEDFREKYCIGKGGFGRVYKAELLSGQVVAVKRLNMSDSNDIPAINLQSFENEIRTLTNVRHRNVIQLYGFCSRRGCIFLLYEYLERGSLGKALYGVEGVTELGWATRVKVVKGLAHALSYLHHDCSPPIVHRDVTVNNVLLESDFEARLSDFGTARLISANSSNWTHIVGSFGYMAPELALTMRVTAKCDVYSFGVVALEVMMGRHPGDLLESQLSESSQSMKEDNAELFLKDLLDERLEAPSNELAKAVVLVMSLALGCIRTRPGSRPTMLYVAQKLSAQSLPSLPEPFGMLTLNKLMGI